In a single window of the Blastocatellia bacterium genome:
- a CDS encoding nickel-dependent hydrogenase large subunit, translating to MKREANGAIEFVWSPVSRVAGPLVVRCRVDPSRRRVVEASAEAPMFRGVELILEGRAAEDSVHLASRVCGVCGSAHTLASAMALEMACGVPAPPLAVLARNLGLGAEMISEYALHLFALAGPDYSESVIRRTTPSLWQRAEKADAPHAEWHGLYRMADIFRELEPLKGALYRDALQMSRAAREAAVLIFGKNPHPSTIFPAGLGVDAGPALFNHVFGRMMRLIDYAKKVVAVWDDVADFFLREHPDYGAVGERPVNLLSLGLWDDPEAYDAKMGHSAEWGERRLMTPGVVLDGRLRTTRLPAINLEIEEFVDHSYYRPWTGSRFRCDPQGVPLSPAHPWNKKTIPAPSVRQWQHKYSWCTSPRWNRVAMEGGPVARLWITALAGKVANEYIHSSGGSVQIDMPRGHLPAVTLTWRIPRRLNALERLRARAYHIAYAAMAAYAALVRAFDAVRHGRNVLAQPYTIPPEALSVGFAEAGRGPLLHYLEIIGGKIATYQILTASTWIVSPRDLWATAGPLEEALMHTPLVEETERNDALTGIDLLRTIRSFDPCLSCAVH from the coding sequence ATGAAAAGAGAAGCAAACGGCGCGATAGAATTCGTCTGGTCACCCGTCAGTCGTGTGGCGGGTCCCCTGGTCGTGCGCTGTCGGGTTGATCCCAGTCGCCGTCGCGTCGTGGAGGCCTCGGCCGAAGCTCCGATGTTTCGCGGTGTGGAGCTGATTTTGGAGGGGAGGGCGGCGGAAGACAGCGTACACCTGGCCAGTCGCGTCTGCGGCGTCTGCGGAAGCGCTCATACGCTGGCGTCGGCGATGGCGCTGGAGATGGCTTGTGGGGTACCCGCACCGCCGCTGGCTGTGCTGGCACGTAATCTCGGCTTGGGAGCCGAGATGATCTCCGAGTATGCGCTTCATCTGTTCGCGCTCGCGGGGCCGGATTACTCGGAAAGTGTCATCCGGCGAACGACACCTTCGTTGTGGCAACGGGCGGAGAAAGCTGACGCTCCTCATGCCGAGTGGCATGGCTTGTATCGCATGGCCGATATTTTCCGGGAGCTGGAACCGCTCAAGGGAGCGCTTTACCGCGACGCCTTGCAGATGTCGCGGGCGGCGCGGGAAGCTGCCGTTCTCATCTTCGGGAAAAATCCTCATCCCTCGACGATCTTCCCGGCGGGTCTGGGAGTGGATGCCGGTCCCGCGCTGTTCAATCACGTCTTCGGACGCATGATGCGGCTCATTGACTATGCCAAGAAAGTCGTGGCCGTATGGGATGATGTGGCGGACTTTTTCCTCCGCGAGCACCCCGACTACGGAGCGGTCGGCGAGCGACCGGTGAATCTTCTGTCGCTGGGGCTCTGGGACGATCCTGAGGCTTATGATGCCAAGATGGGTCATTCGGCGGAATGGGGCGAGAGGCGATTGATGACGCCGGGTGTGGTTCTGGACGGACGGCTGCGCACCACGCGGCTGCCGGCCATCAATCTGGAGATCGAAGAGTTCGTTGACCACTCATACTACCGACCGTGGACCGGGAGTCGCTTTCGCTGCGATCCGCAGGGCGTGCCTTTGTCACCGGCTCATCCCTGGAATAAGAAAACCATTCCGGCTCCATCCGTGCGGCAGTGGCAGCACAAATACAGTTGGTGCACATCTCCCCGGTGGAATCGGGTGGCGATGGAAGGTGGACCCGTGGCCCGGTTGTGGATCACGGCGCTGGCGGGCAAAGTGGCCAACGAATATATCCATTCATCCGGCGGAAGCGTACAGATTGACATGCCGCGCGGCCACCTGCCGGCAGTCACGCTCACTTGGCGGATCCCTCGGCGCCTCAACGCCCTGGAGCGGCTGCGTGCGCGAGCCTATCATATCGCCTACGCCGCAATGGCTGCTTACGCCGCCCTCGTCAGAGCCTTCGACGCTGTTCGGCATGGTCGGAACGTCCTCGCACAGCCCTACACAATTCCACCGGAGGCTCTCAGCGTGGGGTTCGCCGAGGCGGGTCGGGGGCCTCTGCTTCACTATCTGGAGATCATCGGCGGAAAGATCGCGACCTACCAGATCCTCACGGCATCAACCTGGATCGTCTCACCGCGCGATTTGTGGGCAACGGCGGGGCCTCTCGAAGAGGCCCTGATGCACACTCCTCTTGTTGAAGAGACCGAACGGAACGACGCTTTGACGGGGATTGATCTGTTGCGGACGATACGAAGTTTTGATCCTTGTTTATCCTGTGCCGTGCATTAA
- a CDS encoding ATP-binding protein: MDEPTTKDLKISVPPGGRKGTRPDMFANLQAAYAELTETQVELERRAAEINEMRDLFERVIESMSEALFLLDSSGRIVRVNRAAGRLLGMDPEELTGKPFADVCGTTDVPTTPKELLDRAPGGTLTHYETTIRSLTGQAIPVNLSCVLSRDRRGKITGVLINARDISEIYQAQQAERELMRLKEEFVASISHELRTPLASIKGFAELLRKGKADDPALQQEFLTRMIHEVDRLMALVNDLLDMSRMESGRLELTLVEVDLADVITETFKTLGTLAEQKGITLRSTLPDQPLVVRADRLRLEQVLINLVGNAIKFTDGPKPVLVTAESETDRVVVKVIDQGPGIPEEEIPRLFDKFYQVTSSAKRAAKGTGLGLYISRLIVEAHGGHIGVITELGKGSTFYFTLPRR, encoded by the coding sequence ATGGATGAACCGACGACCAAAGATCTGAAGATTTCTGTGCCGCCGGGCGGACGGAAAGGGACGCGGCCCGATATGTTCGCTAATCTTCAGGCGGCCTACGCCGAGCTGACGGAGACTCAAGTCGAGCTGGAACGGCGTGCCGCGGAGATCAACGAGATGCGCGATCTCTTCGAGCGCGTCATCGAGTCCATGAGCGAAGCCCTGTTTTTGCTCGATAGCAGTGGTCGCATTGTGCGGGTCAATCGGGCAGCGGGCCGCTTGCTGGGAATGGATCCGGAGGAGCTAACCGGCAAACCCTTTGCCGATGTGTGCGGGACGACCGATGTGCCGACAACCCCGAAGGAATTGCTGGACCGCGCGCCCGGGGGAACGCTCACGCACTATGAGACGACCATCCGCAGCCTGACCGGACAGGCGATCCCCGTTAACCTCTCCTGCGTGCTGTCCCGCGACCGACGCGGCAAAATCACCGGCGTGCTCATCAATGCCCGCGACATCAGCGAGATCTACCAGGCTCAACAGGCCGAGCGCGAACTGATGCGCCTCAAAGAGGAATTCGTCGCCAGTATCTCGCATGAGCTGCGTACCCCTCTGGCCTCCATCAAGGGATTCGCTGAGCTGCTCCGCAAGGGGAAAGCGGACGATCCCGCCCTCCAGCAGGAATTTCTCACCCGAATGATCCACGAAGTGGACCGACTGATGGCCCTCGTCAATGATCTGCTCGATATGTCGCGGATGGAATCGGGACGGCTGGAGCTGACTCTCGTGGAGGTTGACCTGGCCGACGTCATCACCGAAACGTTCAAGACGCTGGGCACGCTGGCCGAGCAAAAGGGAATCACCCTGCGCTCGACACTGCCCGACCAACCTCTCGTCGTCCGCGCTGATCGGCTCCGATTGGAACAGGTCCTCATCAACCTCGTGGGAAATGCCATCAAATTTACTGACGGGCCGAAGCCCGTCCTGGTCACCGCCGAGTCCGAGACGGATCGCGTGGTGGTCAAAGTCATTGATCAGGGGCCGGGAATTCCCGAGGAGGAAATTCCTCGCCTGTTTGACAAGTTCTATCAGGTGACCAGTTCGGCCAAACGGGCAGCCAAAGGAACGGGCCTGGGCCTCTATATCTCCCGCCTCATCGTCGAGGCCCATGGGGGGCATATCGGTGTGATCACTGAATTGGGGAAGGGGAGTACGTTTTATTTCACCCTCCCCCGACGGTGA
- a CDS encoding ATP-binding protein, protein MRSHQCGEAMAAGSIGREPVTVLVVEDSPADARQITALLGEIAALVVQSADRLASALERLSAGGIDLVILDLSLPDSQGLETFFSVRAQAPTVPVIILADFETEVLAVEALRKGAQGYLLKAHLTRTIVERAVRYALENPPTVVDQSRPTAALKAAESRYHSVLQHSPYGFLILDSRGAVRYVNPVARELLRDSLRAFVEKMTSFPLAEGRWESFPVTDVEGTIVHLSARVFRTAWERESAFLILIHETFHGGPVIAPSPSADESAAIAEPAPLENSGRAEEFQEPPKAAAAAAGVAIEKEPEKQQQRELSPELSPAHTSRHVVLIVESDHQLADRLRTLVQAIGGETLDILHETHLGPSLTRVTSGPVDVALLDLVLPDSQGLATFLRWRALAAHIPTIVLVTHENELLGVQTVEEGAHDYQVVEYLDGVQLARVLAQALGQSEAAEWQQRARAWMEAETRPVPVTSPPPVISHVGETAPVEESAAEPERTVQVAADQRPSSVPAGREPLQPVGSAEGGDLQMLQQQLDAMKARAATLEQVLAGLMIMMTQAVGARATPSEEKPTALSPTAEEIGIPAAESPWRLDDEFLVNISHELRAALSLIRGFVDLISRGKVKNQAVQLEFLSSVATQVDRLTSLVDHLLDLSHIEAGRLVLEWQDVDLHAVVTETIQSLLTQAQQKEISLTHDVPEGAFIVRGDRRRLHQVLGHIVGNAIKFSDPGRPVYITAEQNDDWVTVKVADQGPGIAPDVLPRVFDKFYRASVPGRSEESGNGLGLYLARRLVEAHGGKIAVETELGKGSVFSVALPLPSGQQRPSVAHDDERARPAPIHEGPDTSRPSMEPEQTTLSEAGEVIPVGVSGSHNHAISSAEEPSQDPTTTLPQANPRTNDDSRLSVDSWTIVWLTAGGCDGCTLALLGASEPSLEDLLLGAVPNLPAVHLIHPALVVPSEDALDTGENYAALLKEVAGGVRPFILIVEGSVFDEARANGGYFSRLGEMERATISDWIEQLAPRAHAVVAVGSCASWGGVFGANGSPTGAIGLEALLGRDFVSRSGLPIINIPGCAPSGETVIETLICLLLHLAGLVPLELDDEHRPRWLYHQVASVTAPRLAWNSEEIGDGSSRPDITVGCPVPHQGWMRGLGGCASVGGACIGCTARHFADHFLPLVRFAQRAHSSVAS, encoded by the coding sequence TTGAGATCGCATCAGTGTGGGGAAGCAATGGCAGCGGGTTCCATCGGTCGGGAACCGGTGACGGTGTTGGTGGTCGAGGATAGTCCGGCTGATGCGCGGCAGATTACGGCTCTGCTCGGGGAGATCGCTGCGCTTGTCGTCCAATCGGCGGATCGGCTCGCATCGGCTCTTGAACGATTGAGCGCCGGGGGCATTGACCTCGTGATACTGGATCTGTCGCTTCCCGACAGTCAGGGCCTGGAGACATTCTTCTCCGTGCGCGCTCAGGCTCCGACGGTGCCGGTGATCATTCTCGCCGATTTTGAAACCGAGGTGCTCGCTGTCGAGGCATTGCGCAAAGGCGCTCAGGGCTATTTGCTCAAAGCTCATCTGACACGGACCATTGTGGAGCGAGCCGTCCGGTATGCCCTGGAGAATCCCCCGACTGTTGTGGATCAATCCCGCCCCACCGCCGCTTTGAAAGCGGCTGAATCGCGCTATCATAGCGTGCTTCAGCACAGCCCCTACGGATTTCTCATCCTCGACAGTCGAGGGGCCGTTCGGTACGTTAACCCCGTCGCTCGCGAGTTGCTTCGGGATAGCCTGCGAGCTTTTGTGGAAAAGATGACGAGCTTTCCCCTGGCGGAGGGGCGATGGGAGAGCTTTCCCGTAACCGATGTCGAAGGGACAATTGTTCATCTCAGCGCCCGTGTCTTTCGTACCGCCTGGGAGCGCGAGAGTGCTTTCCTCATCCTGATCCACGAGACTTTTCACGGCGGCCCGGTCATCGCACCGTCTCCTTCCGCTGACGAGTCCGCCGCGATAGCTGAACCAGCCCCTCTGGAGAACTCCGGGCGAGCCGAGGAGTTTCAGGAACCGCCCAAAGCCGCTGCTGCAGCGGCCGGAGTAGCGATCGAAAAGGAGCCTGAGAAGCAACAACAACGCGAGCTATCGCCGGAGCTCTCACCGGCACATACATCGCGTCATGTCGTCCTCATCGTCGAGAGCGATCACCAATTGGCCGACCGCTTGCGGACGCTCGTGCAGGCTATCGGCGGTGAGACTCTCGACATCCTCCATGAGACTCATCTGGGGCCGAGTCTCACGCGGGTGACCAGCGGCCCCGTTGACGTGGCTTTGCTCGACCTCGTCCTCCCCGATAGTCAAGGGCTGGCTACGTTTCTGCGGTGGCGGGCCCTGGCGGCGCATATTCCCACCATCGTCCTGGTGACCCATGAGAACGAATTGTTAGGTGTCCAGACCGTTGAGGAAGGGGCGCATGACTACCAGGTGGTCGAATACCTCGATGGCGTTCAGCTCGCACGAGTGCTCGCTCAGGCACTCGGACAGAGCGAGGCGGCTGAGTGGCAACAGCGCGCTCGCGCCTGGATGGAGGCGGAGACCCGACCGGTGCCCGTTACCTCACCGCCGCCGGTGATCTCTCATGTCGGTGAGACCGCTCCCGTAGAGGAATCTGCAGCTGAGCCGGAGAGAACTGTCCAGGTTGCAGCAGATCAACGTCCCTCGTCCGTTCCCGCGGGCCGGGAGCCTCTACAGCCCGTTGGAAGCGCCGAGGGCGGAGATCTCCAGATGCTCCAGCAGCAACTCGATGCGATGAAAGCTCGCGCGGCGACCCTGGAACAGGTACTGGCCGGGTTGATGATCATGATGACGCAGGCCGTTGGAGCCCGCGCCACCCCTTCTGAGGAAAAACCCACGGCCCTCTCTCCGACCGCGGAAGAAATCGGCATCCCTGCAGCGGAGAGCCCGTGGCGTCTCGACGATGAGTTTCTCGTCAATATCTCTCACGAATTGCGAGCGGCCCTCTCCCTGATCCGTGGATTCGTTGATCTCATCAGCCGGGGGAAGGTAAAGAACCAGGCGGTGCAGCTTGAATTTCTCTCATCCGTTGCGACGCAGGTTGACCGGTTGACATCGCTTGTGGATCATCTGCTTGATCTCTCGCACATCGAGGCCGGGCGGTTGGTTCTCGAATGGCAGGATGTTGACCTTCACGCCGTGGTCACGGAGACAATTCAATCGCTGCTGACTCAAGCGCAGCAGAAGGAGATCTCCCTGACCCACGATGTGCCGGAAGGAGCATTTATCGTTCGAGGCGACCGACGCCGGCTCCATCAAGTCCTCGGGCATATCGTAGGGAATGCCATTAAATTCTCCGATCCGGGCCGCCCGGTTTACATTACAGCCGAGCAAAATGATGACTGGGTAACGGTCAAAGTCGCGGATCAGGGGCCGGGCATCGCTCCTGATGTCCTGCCGCGGGTGTTTGATAAGTTCTACCGAGCGAGCGTCCCCGGCAGGAGTGAAGAGAGCGGCAACGGGCTGGGACTCTACCTCGCACGGCGTTTGGTGGAAGCGCACGGGGGGAAAATTGCGGTCGAAACTGAACTGGGGAAGGGAAGCGTCTTCTCGGTGGCACTCCCATTGCCGTCAGGGCAACAGCGCCCATCGGTTGCCCACGATGACGAGCGCGCCCGGCCTGCCCCGATACACGAGGGGCCCGATACGTCGCGCCCTTCGATGGAGCCGGAGCAAACAACACTCTCTGAAGCGGGAGAGGTGATCCCGGTAGGGGTGTCCGGAAGTCATAATCACGCGATTTCCTCGGCAGAGGAGCCTTCCCAAGACCCGACCACGACATTGCCGCAGGCCAATCCCCGGACAAACGATGATTCCCGGCTGTCGGTGGATTCATGGACAATTGTCTGGTTGACCGCCGGTGGCTGCGACGGCTGTACGCTCGCCCTGCTAGGCGCGAGTGAGCCCAGCCTGGAAGACCTCCTGCTTGGTGCCGTTCCCAATCTTCCCGCTGTTCACCTGATCCATCCTGCGCTCGTCGTTCCCTCAGAGGATGCACTGGACACAGGAGAAAATTACGCGGCTCTTTTGAAGGAAGTAGCAGGCGGTGTCAGACCGTTCATCCTGATCGTCGAAGGATCGGTGTTTGACGAAGCCCGAGCCAACGGCGGCTATTTTTCTCGTCTGGGGGAGATGGAGAGAGCGACGATCAGCGATTGGATCGAACAGTTGGCGCCGAGGGCGCATGCGGTCGTCGCCGTTGGAAGCTGCGCCAGTTGGGGAGGTGTTTTTGGAGCCAATGGCTCGCCCACTGGCGCCATCGGTTTAGAAGCGCTCCTTGGGCGCGATTTCGTGAGTCGGTCGGGGTTACCCATCATCAATATCCCCGGGTGTGCTCCATCCGGCGAGACGGTGATCGAAACGCTCATCTGCCTGCTGCTCCATCTGGCGGGACTCGTTCCTCTGGAACTTGATGATGAACATCGTCCGCGCTGGTTATACCATCAAGTGGCATCGGTGACGGCTCCTCGCCTGGCGTGGAATTCGGAGGAGATCGGGGACGGTTCCTCCCGTCCCGATATTACGGTCGGCTGTCCCGTTCCCCATCAGGGATGGATGCGCGGACTCGGCGGATGCGCGTCGGTTGGCGGAGCCTGTATCGGATGCACCGCCCGGCACTTTGCCGACCATTTTCTTCCCCTGGTGAGATTCGCTCAGCGGGCCCATTCCTCCGTGGCCTCGTGA
- a CDS encoding S41 family peptidase, producing MRRRATRTACVLILFLIGTLPLSSRGSSTDEQTVLKDFAEALAIVDEHYVDKIEYDSLVKSAIQGMLHTLDPHSNFFDKREYARFRIEQTSQYYGIGATIGPRNGKVYILAPFENTPAHRAGLCYGDQIVAINGESTEGWPSSQVSERLRGPRGTTVEVQILRAGETRPRTIRLVRDAVPLPTIENAYPIRPGVGYISLLRGFNTTTDDELQQALTMLESKGVTQLILDLRRNPGGFLEQAIRVADRFLYAGQLIVTQKSRLGRRNAERPYYAQNTNPNLMPLVILVNQATASASEIVTAAIQEHDRGLVVGEPTFGKALVQTILPLPFGTGLTLSTAKYLTPSGRFIQRSYSNESYYSYYALHRGNDASSQPRMPTGPAYRTDAGREVYGGGGVTPDIIVPSTVLTREQSEMIGAIFAFTRELVSGTLRGFERYRVQGITFNHVLGPEEYRVTDDVLAAFKQYVLEHKEEFRLPARVIDQNREFLRTYIRYEIVTAAYGLATAAQVLNETDLQVLKALEALPKAAEMAASYKQRIGKKAEQKSAASRRVIVPIVVQGNYPFWSVGRDIPA from the coding sequence GTGAGACGACGGGCTACTCGAACTGCCTGCGTGCTGATTCTTTTTCTGATCGGCACGCTCCCGCTGTCATCTCGAGGAAGCAGCACGGATGAACAAACCGTGTTGAAGGATTTCGCCGAGGCTCTGGCCATTGTTGACGAGCACTATGTTGACAAGATCGAGTACGATTCTCTGGTGAAATCAGCAATCCAGGGAATGCTTCATACGCTTGATCCTCACTCGAATTTCTTCGACAAGCGGGAGTACGCTCGGTTTCGCATTGAGCAGACGAGCCAGTATTACGGTATCGGGGCGACGATCGGACCGCGCAACGGGAAGGTTTACATCCTGGCTCCCTTCGAGAATACGCCGGCCCACCGGGCGGGACTTTGTTATGGAGATCAAATTGTCGCCATTAACGGGGAATCAACCGAGGGCTGGCCGTCCTCTCAGGTGTCGGAACGACTACGGGGGCCGCGAGGAACGACCGTCGAGGTGCAAATCTTGCGGGCCGGGGAGACGCGACCCCGCACTATTCGGCTCGTGCGGGACGCGGTGCCGCTTCCCACAATCGAGAATGCCTATCCGATTCGACCCGGTGTCGGCTATATCTCGCTGCTCCGAGGGTTCAATACCACCACCGACGATGAGCTGCAACAGGCTCTCACGATGCTGGAATCCAAAGGGGTCACCCAGTTGATTCTCGATCTCCGGCGCAATCCGGGGGGCTTTCTCGAACAGGCCATTCGCGTCGCGGACCGGTTCCTCTACGCCGGTCAGCTCATCGTGACGCAAAAAAGCCGACTGGGACGCCGCAATGCCGAGCGCCCCTACTATGCTCAGAACACCAATCCCAATTTGATGCCCCTTGTCATACTGGTGAACCAGGCGACGGCTTCGGCTTCGGAGATCGTGACGGCAGCCATTCAGGAACACGATCGTGGCCTGGTCGTCGGCGAACCTACATTCGGAAAGGCGTTGGTGCAAACGATCCTGCCGTTGCCTTTCGGGACGGGCCTGACTCTGAGCACGGCGAAATACCTCACGCCGAGCGGGCGGTTCATCCAGCGCAGCTACTCGAACGAGAGCTACTACAGCTACTATGCTCTTCATCGGGGTAATGACGCGTCGAGTCAACCCCGAATGCCAACGGGACCAGCCTATCGCACTGATGCCGGGCGTGAGGTCTATGGCGGAGGGGGTGTCACGCCGGATATCATTGTTCCGTCTACCGTGTTAACGCGCGAGCAGTCGGAGATGATCGGTGCGATTTTTGCCTTCACGCGCGAGCTGGTTTCCGGGACGCTCCGAGGTTTCGAGCGGTATCGCGTCCAGGGGATCACGTTCAATCATGTCCTCGGGCCGGAGGAATATCGTGTCACGGATGATGTCCTGGCGGCCTTCAAGCAGTATGTGCTCGAGCACAAGGAGGAATTCCGCCTCCCGGCCAGAGTCATTGATCAGAATCGAGAATTCTTGCGCACCTACATTCGCTATGAGATCGTGACGGCAGCCTACGGTCTGGCCACAGCCGCCCAGGTTCTCAACGAAACGGATCTCCAAGTCCTCAAGGCGCTCGAGGCCCTTCCGAAGGCAGCGGAAATGGCCGCCAGTTATAAGCAGCGCATCGGGAAAAAAGCCGAACAGAAATCGGCGGCCTCAAGGCGGGTGATCGTGCCGATCGTCGTGCAGGGGAATTATCCTTTTTGGTCCGTCGGACGGGACATCCCCGCCTGA
- a CDS encoding choice-of-anchor tandem repeat NxxGxxAF-containing protein, translated as MMMKGSFGRIVGATLMVLSMGLTAAPSGAGSQHPMEVPPDESEIGDLDTNDNGAIVFIAPEGIYRHPGSGKPRLIIRVGDKIGARRGTFKRFHRVVLSNGGRLVFTADIEDGDGESGLFTFREGEGVRPLVLQGFFLAEINGRIAGFGKIGFVSPFAVFHATVEGSERGRSGLFYVHVGTGVVRVLVFEGQNVGGGEGVFASFGDFVVNSFSPLSVVVTFQAGIRDGRHQQGIFAMSLLPVLSEFARIIILDGQDAPGRRTGRFTEFVSLARSPNELVFAAKLDGGDVGWGIFQMLFPGLLPGVDIKALAGGSAPLGGEFSEFGELSINNNELLVFRARLTGGDSPEGLYSVTLGPVLTIILPVARVGQTVPGTRGGRIASIGDFVLNNDTQTIFQARLVGSDQIREGIFLGQAKRLFTIGISR; from the coding sequence ATGATGATGAAGGGATCATTCGGACGGATTGTCGGTGCTACGCTGATGGTTCTCTCGATGGGCCTGACGGCGGCTCCGTCGGGCGCTGGTAGTCAGCACCCCATGGAGGTTCCCCCCGACGAGTCGGAGATCGGAGACCTCGACACCAACGATAACGGGGCCATCGTCTTCATTGCGCCCGAAGGAATCTATCGCCATCCGGGCAGTGGGAAGCCCCGATTGATTATTCGCGTGGGAGATAAGATCGGCGCCCGCCGGGGGACATTCAAACGGTTTCATCGCGTCGTGCTCAGCAATGGGGGACGATTGGTTTTCACCGCTGATATCGAGGACGGCGATGGCGAGAGTGGATTGTTTACTTTCCGCGAAGGTGAAGGTGTGCGCCCTCTCGTTCTGCAGGGGTTCTTTCTCGCTGAAATCAATGGCCGGATAGCGGGATTTGGCAAGATTGGCTTCGTGAGTCCTTTTGCCGTTTTCCATGCCACGGTCGAGGGGAGCGAAAGAGGCCGCTCAGGTCTGTTCTATGTTCATGTCGGGACGGGAGTCGTCCGCGTCCTCGTTTTCGAGGGGCAGAATGTCGGCGGCGGAGAGGGGGTCTTTGCTTCCTTTGGGGACTTCGTGGTGAATTCCTTCTCTCCGTTGTCGGTGGTTGTCACTTTTCAAGCCGGCATTCGTGACGGTCGCCATCAGCAGGGCATTTTTGCTATGAGCTTGCTGCCGGTACTGTCGGAATTTGCCCGGATCATTATTCTCGATGGGCAGGACGCTCCGGGACGGCGAACGGGCCGGTTCACCGAGTTTGTATCGCTGGCACGCTCGCCGAACGAACTGGTCTTCGCGGCCAAGCTCGACGGCGGCGATGTCGGATGGGGAATCTTCCAGATGCTTTTCCCCGGTCTTCTGCCTGGCGTTGACATCAAGGCGCTGGCTGGCGGCTCAGCGCCGTTAGGGGGCGAGTTCAGCGAGTTCGGCGAACTCTCGATCAATAACAACGAGCTGCTGGTTTTTCGCGCCCGCTTGACCGGAGGAGATTCTCCAGAAGGGCTTTACTCGGTCACGCTCGGTCCCGTCTTGACGATTATTCTCCCGGTGGCGCGCGTCGGGCAGACCGTACCGGGAACCAGGGGAGGTCGAATCGCCAGCATCGGCGATTTTGTCCTCAACAATGATACTCAAACGATTTTTCAAGCCCGCCTGGTGGGGTCGGATCAGATCAGAGAGGGGATCTTTCTCGGTCAGGCCAAGCGGCTTTTCACTATCGGCATCAGCCGGTAA
- a CDS encoding response regulator, producing MRAKILVVDDEPSLLRLTGYSLQIEGYEVITAQTAGEALSKVRSERPDLIVLDVMLPDMSGLEACRLLRADAETADLPIIMLSARAQVTDRVRGLKAGADEYLTKPFDSEELIARIETLLERTRRFRRAPAPQQGRVIGFMGAKGGVGTTTVALQVALALAAAKKRTIAVEWASYGGTFSTQLAMTPTDTLADLLDREPTRITEQDVSSRLAQHPSGLQVLFGAQRATDYREIKPETAETIMKALAMLADHLIADVRCYPSSASRAIIRSCDSLVLVMEPDPTCLKAAQAMSDLLSTWGVRPDTLGIVIVNRAGLFVPTLLNDIVPEIRARLGLAVLGIIPPALDLCLSALKVDPRAAATYAEPAFATTLSELAARLSGNQRPTATPVPAGARS from the coding sequence ATGCGTGCCAAAATTCTCGTTGTGGATGACGAACCGAGTTTGCTGCGATTGACCGGCTACTCGCTGCAGATCGAGGGCTATGAGGTCATCACTGCACAAACGGCCGGAGAAGCCCTATCCAAGGTCCGCAGCGAACGTCCTGACCTGATTGTTTTGGATGTGATGCTCCCGGATATGAGCGGGCTCGAAGCCTGTCGGCTGTTGCGGGCGGATGCGGAGACCGCGGACCTGCCGATCATTATGCTCAGCGCTCGTGCCCAGGTGACCGATCGCGTGCGGGGACTCAAAGCTGGAGCCGATGAATATCTGACCAAGCCTTTCGATAGCGAAGAACTTATCGCTCGAATCGAGACATTGCTCGAGCGGACCCGGCGATTCCGCCGCGCTCCCGCGCCTCAGCAGGGCCGGGTCATTGGCTTCATGGGAGCCAAAGGAGGCGTGGGAACGACCACGGTCGCGCTCCAGGTGGCCCTCGCCCTTGCCGCGGCCAAGAAGCGAACCATCGCCGTCGAGTGGGCGAGTTACGGGGGCACGTTTTCGACTCAGTTGGCTATGACGCCCACCGACACCCTGGCCGATCTGCTCGATCGTGAGCCGACGCGAATTACCGAACAGGATGTGAGCAGCCGGCTCGCGCAACATCCGAGTGGATTGCAGGTCCTGTTCGGTGCTCAGCGGGCGACAGACTATCGTGAGATCAAGCCGGAGACCGCCGAAACCATTATGAAAGCTCTGGCCATGCTCGCTGATCACCTCATTGCCGATGTCCGATGTTACCCCTCATCGGCCAGTCGCGCCATCATACGCTCGTGCGACTCTCTTGTTCTTGTGATGGAGCCGGATCCGACCTGCCTGAAAGCTGCCCAGGCCATGAGTGATCTTCTCAGCACCTGGGGCGTGCGGCCGGATACGCTCGGCATTGTCATCGTCAATCGCGCGGGCCTCTTCGTCCCCACTCTCCTCAACGACATCGTGCCCGAAATTCGCGCGCGCCTGGGCCTGGCTGTCCTCGGAATCATTCCTCCAGCACTCGATCTCTGCCTTTCTGCACTGAAAGTTGATCCACGCGCCGCAGCCACGTACGCGGAACCGGCCTTCGCGACCACCCTAAGCGAATTGGCCGCTCGACTCTCAGGGAATCAAAGACCCACGGCAACACCCGTCCCGGCCGGCGCTAGGTCCTAA